The following are encoded together in the Pelodiscus sinensis isolate JC-2024 chromosome 22, ASM4963464v1, whole genome shotgun sequence genome:
- the SPACA9 gene encoding sperm acrosome-associated protein 9 isoform X2 yields the protein MNEVKESLRSIEQTYKIFQQQQFTFIAALDHTRENAHDKIRPVASIGQVQAYMDHHCNNSTDRRILLMFLNICNDLNKLCQKLEALHPGNSVTNNILEKCKMLVSPSNDLSTVRAKYPHDVVNHLSCDEAKNHYGGVVSLIPIVLDCMKSWVAHSEKLPRNFLQNAS from the exons ATGAATGAGGTAAAAGAAAGTCTGAGAAGCATAGAACAGACCTACAAGAtcttccagcagcagcagtttaCATTTATTGCAGCGCTGGACCACACCCGAGAGAATGCACATGACAAGATCAGGCCTGTAGCAAGTATTGGACAG GTGCAGGCATACATGGATCATCACTGTAACAACAGCACCGATAGACGCATCCTCCTCATGTTCTTGAACATCTgtaatgatctgaacaaactctGCCAAAAACTAGAAGCCCTGCATCCTGGTAACAGTGTAACCAACAATATTTTGGAGAAATGCAAGATGCTCGTTAGCCCCAGCAACGACCTGAGCACCGTCCGAGCAAA GTACCCTCATGATGTGGTGAATCACCTGAGCTGCGATGAAGCAAAGAACCACTATGGAGGTGTGGTGAGCCTCATACCCATAGTGCTGGACTGCATGAAATCATGGGTGGCCCACAGTGAGAAGCTGCCTCGGAACTTCCTGCAAAAT GCAAGTTAA
- the SPACA9 gene encoding sperm acrosome-associated protein 9 isoform X1, whose translation MNEVKESLRSIEQTYKIFQQQQFTFIAALDHTRENAHDKIRPVASIGQVQAYMDHHCNNSTDRRILLMFLNICNDLNKLCQKLEALHPGNSVTNNILEKCKMLVSPSNDLSTVRAKYPHDVVNHLSCDEAKNHYGGVVSLIPIVLDCMKSWVAHSEKLPRNFLQNVSDGSAVSQKRTQQDASAKASAPLGPRPAILTTATQTVASYKDCLREQNSKHAKKQHLNGPGSNTLKNVNGAWKPPGKHSF comes from the exons ATGAATGAGGTAAAAGAAAGTCTGAGAAGCATAGAACAGACCTACAAGAtcttccagcagcagcagtttaCATTTATTGCAGCGCTGGACCACACCCGAGAGAATGCACATGACAAGATCAGGCCTGTAGCAAGTATTGGACAG GTGCAGGCATACATGGATCATCACTGTAACAACAGCACCGATAGACGCATCCTCCTCATGTTCTTGAACATCTgtaatgatctgaacaaactctGCCAAAAACTAGAAGCCCTGCATCCTGGTAACAGTGTAACCAACAATATTTTGGAGAAATGCAAGATGCTCGTTAGCCCCAGCAACGACCTGAGCACCGTCCGAGCAAA GTACCCTCATGATGTGGTGAATCACCTGAGCTGCGATGAAGCAAAGAACCACTATGGAGGTGTGGTGAGCCTCATACCCATAGTGCTGGACTGCATGAAATCATGGGTGGCCCACAGTGAGAAGCTGCCTCGGAACTTCCTGCAAAATGTGAGTGATGGAAGTGCTGTCTCTCAGAAGAGAACCCAGCAAGATGCATCAGCAAAGGCATCTGCTCCCCTAGGCCCACGTCCTGCTATCCTCACTACTGCTACTCAGACCGTGGCTAGTTACAAAGACTGTTTACGAGAGCAGAACAGCAAGCATGCTAAAAAACAGCACCTGAATGGCCCAGGGAGTAACACCTTGAAAAATGTCAATGGTGCCTGGAAACCACCTGGGAAACACTCCTTTTAA